A region of Takifugu rubripes chromosome 6, fTakRub1.2, whole genome shotgun sequence DNA encodes the following proteins:
- the prlhr2b gene encoding prolactin releasing hormone receptor 2b isoform X2 produces the protein MEGNQSSLAGSSQTDQHINQVAVHNSSANRSSQFADVALLQTFKPLIIPSYVLVVVVGVFGNYLLLYVICRSRKMHNVTNFFIGNLAFSDMLMCVTCVPFTLAYAFNPRGYYATVHPLKKRTSVATCASVLVGIWLLSCGLVGPAILHTYHVEFKGEGFTICEEFWLGQEKERRAYAYSTLLVTYVLPLSAVFVSYLCITVKLRKCVAPGHRSQKQTCAQQARKRKIFRLVALLVSAFALCWLPIHVFNVLRDIDIHLINKRYFLLIQLLCHLCAMSSSCCNPFLYAWLHDRFRAELRKMFKCRHRIGVRSANHCRGSVVL, from the exons atggaaggaaatcagAGTAGCCTGGCTGGGAGCAGCCAGACCGACCAGCACATTAACCAGGTTGCCGTGCACAACAGCTCGGCCAACCGCAGCTCCCAGTTTGCAGAtgtggcgctgctgcagacgtTCAAGCCTCTTATTATCCCCTCTTatgtgctggtggtggtggtgggggtctTTGGCAACTACCTGCTCCTCTACGTCATCTGCCGTAGCCGCAAGATGCACAACGTCACCAACTTCTTTATCGGGAACCTGGCCTTCTCCGACATGCTCATGTGTGTGACCTGCGTGCCGTTCACCCTCGCCTACGCCTTCAATCCCCGCGG ATATTACGCGACCGTCCACCCGCTGAAGAAGCGCACCTCTGTGGCGACCTGCGCCTCTGTCCTAGTCGGCATTTGGCTGCTCTCCTGCGGCCTCGTGGGCCCCGCAATCCTGCACACCTACCACGTGGAGTTCAAGGGCGAAGGGTTCACCATCTGTGAGGAATTCTGGTTGGGTCAGGAGAAAGAAAGGCGCGCGTACGCATACAGCACCCTGCTGGTAACATACGTCCTCCCGCTCTCGGCCGTCTTCGTGTCCTACCTCTGTATAACTGTCAAACTGAGGAAGTGTGTGGCACCTGGCCACAGGAGCCAGAAACAAACATGCGCCCAACAGGCTCGGAAGAGGAAGATCTTCCGCCTGGTGGCGCTCTTGGTCTCTGCCTTTGCATTGTGCTGGCTCCCCATTCACGTGTTCAACGTGCTGCGAGACATTGACATTCACCTGATCAACAAGCGCTACTTCTTGCTCATCCAGCTGCTCTGTCACCTGTGCGCCATGAGCTCGTCCTGCTGCAACCCTTTCCTTTACGCGTGGCTCCACGACCGCTTCCGCGCCGAGCTACGCAAAATGTTCAAGTGTCGCCACCGTATAGGAGTGCGCTCGGCCAACCACTGCCGGGGCAGCGTGGTCCTGTGA
- the brf2 gene encoding transcription factor IIIB 50 kDa subunit, whose protein sequence is MSAGSLRCRSCGSTNIIEDDLYAQTQLVCVDCGSVVSEGVLEKEPFGGSVVSYSQSTAVDKKPSRSLKECLQRVKAICRTLRVNNEIEELSQNIFNQAYQHRNYIRVSLQKKEILIGCCVIASCRIFNWPITMGTIGSLLDTDVLHLGSIYQEMVKILNIEVPSVSFLDEIEGYCQEYKISAPHVREELAENVKDMTKRTVALVELAADSWIVTGRRPVPIMMAATYLAWQSLRPNKYRLSLTLVKFCQIAKVKSLKPALKRVAEMKEVLCKLANEIPWLQQKVKPDNVLQQVEDILKYRFALLRRALRTHEEALLADREENTPPHIVQAEQQSPNASSMEQHELDSDLLGRPGNREDSVPTQPEQPGSSKGRRDPAENWGKRVLFAPPCVVHGKKRKVQAPIAADVTGDEEISDSEISSYIRSPSEVQQFALAQELLSESKDGCSV, encoded by the exons ATGTCTGCAGGGAGTTTGCGCTGTCGTTCCTGCGGGTCGACCAACATCATCGAGGATGATTTATACGCTCAAACCCAGCTGGTGTGCGTCGACTGTGGCTCTGTGGTGTCCGAAGGAGTCCTGGAAAAAGAACCATTTGGAGGTTCAG tgGTGAGCTACAGCCAGTCCACGGCCGTGGACAAAAAACCCAGTAGAAGTCTAAAAGAAT gtttGCAGCGCGTAAAGGCCATATGTCGGACTCTCAGGGTGAACAACGAGATCGAGGAGCTCTCCCAGAACATATTTAACCAAGCCTATCAACACAGGAACTATATCAGAGTGAGTctccagaaaaaagaaatcctgattggctgctgcgtGATTGCAAGCTGCAGAATTTTCAACTGGCCCATCACCATGGGGACCATTGGGTCTTTGCTGGACACAGATGTGTTGCATTTGGGCTCAATTTATCAAGAGATGGTCAAGATTCTCAACATTGAGGTCCCATCAGTCAGCTTCCTGGATGAAATAGAGGGTTACTGTCAGGA GTATAAAATCAGCGCTCCTCACGTCCGTGAAGAGTTGGCTGAAAACGTCAAGGACATGACCAAACGTACTGTCGCGCTGGTGGAGCTGGCTGCAGACAGTTGGATTGTGACTGGCAGGAGGCCCGTCCCCATCATGATGGCAGCCACTTATTTGGCCTGGCAGTCGCTGAGGCCCAACAAGTACCGCCTTAGTTTAACTCTTGTCAAATTCTGTCAGATTGCCAAAGTGAAATCTCTGAAGCCTGCTCTGAAAAGAGTCGCTGAGATGAAGGAGGTGCTGTGTAAGCTGGCTAATGAGATTCCCTGGCTCCAGCAAAAGGTGAAGCCTGATAATGTTCTTCAGCAAGTGGAGGACATTCTCAAGTACAGGTTTGCCCTCTTAAGAAGGGCTCTGAGAACACATGAGGAAGCTCTGCtggcagacagggaggagaaCACTCCCCCTCACATCGTTCAGGCTGAGCAACAGAGTCCGAATGCTTCGTCCATGGAACAGCATGAACTCGACTCTGACCTGCTTGGGCGACCTGGAAACAGAGAGGACAGCGTGCCCACACAGCCTGAACAGCCCGGCAGCAGCAAGGGCAGGCGAGATCCAGCTGAGAACTGGGGGAAGAGGGTTCTTTTCGCCCCGCCGTGTGTCGTCCACGGCAAGAAACGCAAAGTTCAAGCGCCCATAGCCGCCGACGTGACCGGCGACGAGGAGATTTCGGACAGCGAAATCAGCTCGTACATCCGCTCTCCTTCTGAAGTCCAACAGTTTGCTCTGGCTCAGGAGCTCCTCTCTGAATCCAAGGACGGCTGTTCCGTGTGA
- the prlhr2b gene encoding prolactin releasing hormone receptor 2b isoform X1 encodes MEGNQSSLAGSSQTDQHINQVAVHNSSANRSSQFADVALLQTFKPLIIPSYVLVVVVGVFGNYLLLYVICRSRKMHNVTNFFIGNLAFSDMLMCVTCVPFTLAYAFNPRGWVFGRSMCYVVFLIQPVTVYVSVFTLTAIAVDRYYATVHPLKKRTSVATCASVLVGIWLLSCGLVGPAILHTYHVEFKGEGFTICEEFWLGQEKERRAYAYSTLLVTYVLPLSAVFVSYLCITVKLRKCVAPGHRSQKQTCAQQARKRKIFRLVALLVSAFALCWLPIHVFNVLRDIDIHLINKRYFLLIQLLCHLCAMSSSCCNPFLYAWLHDRFRAELRKMFKCRHRIGVRSANHCRGSVVL; translated from the exons atggaaggaaatcagAGTAGCCTGGCTGGGAGCAGCCAGACCGACCAGCACATTAACCAGGTTGCCGTGCACAACAGCTCGGCCAACCGCAGCTCCCAGTTTGCAGAtgtggcgctgctgcagacgtTCAAGCCTCTTATTATCCCCTCTTatgtgctggtggtggtggtgggggtctTTGGCAACTACCTGCTCCTCTACGTCATCTGCCGTAGCCGCAAGATGCACAACGTCACCAACTTCTTTATCGGGAACCTGGCCTTCTCCGACATGCTCATGTGTGTGACCTGCGTGCCGTTCACCCTCGCCTACGCCTTCAATCCCCGCGGGTGGGTTTTTGGCCGCTCGATGTGCTACGTGGTGTTCCTCATTCAGCCAGTCACAGTCTATGTTTCAGTCTTCACACTCACGGCTATTGCTGTGGACAG ATATTACGCGACCGTCCACCCGCTGAAGAAGCGCACCTCTGTGGCGACCTGCGCCTCTGTCCTAGTCGGCATTTGGCTGCTCTCCTGCGGCCTCGTGGGCCCCGCAATCCTGCACACCTACCACGTGGAGTTCAAGGGCGAAGGGTTCACCATCTGTGAGGAATTCTGGTTGGGTCAGGAGAAAGAAAGGCGCGCGTACGCATACAGCACCCTGCTGGTAACATACGTCCTCCCGCTCTCGGCCGTCTTCGTGTCCTACCTCTGTATAACTGTCAAACTGAGGAAGTGTGTGGCACCTGGCCACAGGAGCCAGAAACAAACATGCGCCCAACAGGCTCGGAAGAGGAAGATCTTCCGCCTGGTGGCGCTCTTGGTCTCTGCCTTTGCATTGTGCTGGCTCCCCATTCACGTGTTCAACGTGCTGCGAGACATTGACATTCACCTGATCAACAAGCGCTACTTCTTGCTCATCCAGCTGCTCTGTCACCTGTGCGCCATGAGCTCGTCCTGCTGCAACCCTTTCCTTTACGCGTGGCTCCACGACCGCTTCCGCGCCGAGCTACGCAAAATGTTCAAGTGTCGCCACCGTATAGGAGTGCGCTCGGCCAACCACTGCCGGGGCAGCGTGGTCCTGTGA